From the Natrinema amylolyticum genome, the window TCACTGGGCTTTCCGACCGGCCTCGTCGTCGGCGGCGTGCTGACCGATCTCGCCAGCATGCAGACGGCCTTTCTCGCCGCGGGCGTCCTCGCGCTGATCGCCGGCACCCTCGCGACGCTGGTCCTGCCGGACGTCCACGGCGGCGCGGACGAGAGCCGCGCCGCGAAACTCCGGGAGGTCCCCGCGCTGCTCGCCGCGAATCCGACCGTCGTCCTGATCGGCTACGGGAACTTCACCGTGCGGCTCCTCTGGGGCGGGATCATCCTCTCGACGCTCGCCCGCTACGCCAGCGAGTACGGCCTCGAGCTCTCGGCGCTCGGCGCGGCGGGCATCAGCGGGATCGTGATGGGACTGGGCGTGCTCACCTCGGGGTCGATGACGATCGTCACCGGCTGGGTATCGGACATGGTCAGCGACCGCACGCTGCTGACGGTCCCCGCGTTTCTCTCGATGGGTGCGGGCTTTCTGGTGATCGCTTACGTGCCGACGATCGAGGCCCTGCTCGGGGCCATCGTCCTCGTCGGCGGTGGGATGGGTGCGGCCGCGCCCGCGATGCTGGCGATCATGGGCGATCTGACTCCCGGCGACGAACTCGGCCGGATGGGCGGCGTCTATCAGGTGATGGGCGACGTCGGGCTCAGTCTCGGCCCGCTCGTAGCCATCCCCGCCGTCGATCTCTGGTTCGGCTACCGATTGACGTACGTGCTCTGTGCCGCGCTCGTCTTGAGCTGCCTGACGATCGTCTCGCTCCCGCTGTTGCGGAATCCCGACGTCTCGAGGACGGGCGTCAAAGCGGACTGAGCGTTTCGGACGCTATTTCGTGCGGCGGCGAACGCGGCCACGACGGCCTCCGCGCGATCCGCCCCCTCCGAACCCTACTGACGTGCGCGAAGCTTTCATGTTCGCCCGACCCCCATTGACACACAGCATCATGGTAAAGTCACGCATATGGGGGGCGGCCGCTCGCGTGCGCCCGTGGCTCCCGGCGTTCGCCGTGGCGCTCGCTGCGGGACTCGCCGCCGTTGGGGGGTCGTACCTGTCCGTCGGTCGACGGCCGGCCTTCGTCGCGACGCCGATCGACCGGCTCGTCATCGCGGCCAGCCCCGACGCGCTCGTGACGTTCGCGATCACCCAGTTGGGGACGCTCGGCCACCGGGTGGCCTTTCTGACAGCCATCGCACTGACGGCCGTGCTCTTGGGGCTGGCGGCCCTGCCCGGCGCGGTGCTCCTCCAGGGTCGCGGGTCCGTCTCCGGCGCGTCGGGCGTCCGAGGCGGCGCGCTCGTCGGCGTCGCCGCCGGAACGGTCCTGCCGGGCGCAGTCGCGTTCGGACTGACGCGGTCGCCGATATCGAGCGCCGGCACCGCCGCCGGGGCCGGACTCGTCTTCCTCGTCACGGCCGGGACGACCCTCCTCGTCGGCACCGAGGACGTCGCCCTCGGTTCGCTCGGCCGGCGGCGCGTCCTCGGTGCCGTCGGCTCGGCGATCGGCGTGAGCGCGCTCGGACTCTTCGTCCGCGGCACCGGCGAGGAGACCGTCCCGTCGGGCCTCGAGATCCCCGAGGACGCCCGACCCGAGGTTCGGGAGTCACTTGCGCGGGCGAGAGACCGCTCTCTCGACGTCGAGGGGCTCGAGCCGCTGGTCAGCACGGACTTCTACGAGGTCGACATCGCGAACGTCAACCCCGCCGTCGACCGCGAGGCGTGGACGCTCTCGATCACGGGGGCCGTCGAGGAGGAGGTGTCGTACGACGTCGCGGATGTCGAGGCCATGGACATTGAGGACCGGTTCGTCACGCTGCGCTGCGTCGGCGACCAACTCAACGGCCGGCAGATGGACACCGCCCTCTGGAGCGGTGTGCCCGTCGAGCGGCTGCTCGAGGCGGCGAACCCCCAGGGCGACCGCGTCGTCCTGCGCGGGGCCGACGACTACTACAACGAGTTCCCGATCGACGCGCTGTGGCCGGGACTGTTGGCCTACCGAATGAACGGCCGGCCGTTGCCGCGGGCCCACGGTGCGCCGGTGCGCGCCCTCGTCCCGGGTCACTGGGGCGAGATCAACGTGAAGTGGCTGACCGAGATCGAGGTTCGCGACGAGGAGACCATGGGCTACTGGGAGCACCGCGGCTGGCACGGCACCGGTCCGGTCGAGACGGTCGCCAAACTCTGGCAGGTCAACCGCCTCGGAGGCGGCCGCTACGAGGTGGCCGGGCACGCTTACGCGGGCACCAGGGGTATCGAGGGCGTCGAGGTCTCGACCGATGGCGGCGACACCTGGGTCGCCGCCGAACTGTCCGAGCCCCTGCCGGGAGACGATGTCTGGCGGCAGTGGCGTCACGAGTACGGGGCGGGCGGGAGACACGACGTGATCGTCCGGGCTCGCGACGGCGACGGCAACCTCCAGATTCCCGAGCAGGACGGCCCGAAACCCGACGGCGCTACCGGATGGGTCACGGAGACCGTCCGGCCGCAGTAAGCGCGACGCCGCCGTCCGTGCGGAGAGCGGTTCGCTCGATTCGACGCAGTCCGTCTCACTGACCGCCGTATGATAACTGGAAGTAATCGGGCCGTAAATCATCTGAAAAGATGGTGAAGTTTTATGTGGTTGCCCGAATCTGTTAGCACTGTGCAGGCGTGGCTTGATTACACATGACAAGGAATGAGTTCAACAGACGTCGGGTGCTCGCGGGTGCCGGTGCGGGACTGACCGGTGCAATAGCGGGTTGTCTGGGTGGCGGCGGCGGTGGTGACGACGAGGTTCACTTCATCACGGACTACTACAACGACTCCTGGGAGGCCCTCTGGGGCGACCTCGAGTCGGAGTTCGAGGACGAAACCGACATCCCCATGAACATCGAGGAGGGCGGGATGTCCGGGACCCAGGAGGGTCGTCTCGCCCAGTTGATCCAGTCGGGCAATCCGCCGGACGCGAACACGTCCACGTTCGATCAGGTGGCCGACATCTGGGAGACCGGACAGCTCGACACCGTCAACGACGTCGTTTCGTCGATCGAAGAGGTGAACGGAGAGATAAACACCGACGCGTTCCTCGGCGAGGGCGACGACCTCTATCAGATCCCACACGGGCTGTACGTGTCGAACTTCCAGTACCGGGCGGACATCTACGAACAACTGGGTCTGGAGGAACCGCAGACCTTCCAGGACGTCCTCGACAACGCCCAGGCCATCGACGAGGCGGACGAGGTGGACGCCCGTGGGTACGGGCTGGCCGGGATGCCGACCGGCAAGAGTCAAGACGAGTTCCTCGTCC encodes:
- a CDS encoding MFS transporter, which gives rise to MSEQSSYSTAEIRTIALAVIAGVFFGGVATGVAFPTLPLLDEKLVISAVMLSVILSANRIARLFMNTPAGTIIDRVGARKPMIFGLFTQALAPFGYIVGLHTPPTELGTVPLLGEVSLPGVVFILARLFWGVGSAFVFIGAFATITYVTTSDNRGRWVGYMRGGQSLGFPTGLVVGGVLTDLASMQTAFLAAGVLALIAGTLATLVLPDVHGGADESRAAKLREVPALLAANPTVVLIGYGNFTVRLLWGGIILSTLARYASEYGLELSALGAAGISGIVMGLGVLTSGSMTIVTGWVSDMVSDRTLLTVPAFLSMGAGFLVIAYVPTIEALLGAIVLVGGGMGAAAPAMLAIMGDLTPGDELGRMGGVYQVMGDVGLSLGPLVAIPAVDLWFGYRLTYVLCAALVLSCLTIVSLPLLRNPDVSRTGVKAD
- a CDS encoding molybdopterin-dependent oxidoreductase; translation: MVKSRIWGAAARVRPWLPAFAVALAAGLAAVGGSYLSVGRRPAFVATPIDRLVIAASPDALVTFAITQLGTLGHRVAFLTAIALTAVLLGLAALPGAVLLQGRGSVSGASGVRGGALVGVAAGTVLPGAVAFGLTRSPISSAGTAAGAGLVFLVTAGTTLLVGTEDVALGSLGRRRVLGAVGSAIGVSALGLFVRGTGEETVPSGLEIPEDARPEVRESLARARDRSLDVEGLEPLVSTDFYEVDIANVNPAVDREAWTLSITGAVEEEVSYDVADVEAMDIEDRFVTLRCVGDQLNGRQMDTALWSGVPVERLLEAANPQGDRVVLRGADDYYNEFPIDALWPGLLAYRMNGRPLPRAHGAPVRALVPGHWGEINVKWLTEIEVRDEETMGYWEHRGWHGTGPVETVAKLWQVNRLGGGRYEVAGHAYAGTRGIEGVEVSTDGGDTWVAAELSEPLPGDDVWRQWRHEYGAGGRHDVIVRARDGDGNLQIPEQDGPKPDGATGWVTETVRPQ